TGACTCCGTTCTGTACATCTTCTCCCGCAGGACGTCCCGCTCTTTCCGCTCCTTCTCCACATACGGCGGCGGAGGCGTCTCGACGTCCTGGTAGTCTATCATCTGTCTGAACGGATTCGCCGCCTTCGCGTGCGCTTCTCTTCGTACTGGCTCAGCGCCTGCCGCATCGTCGCCTCGCGGTACCCCCGGTTGCGTACCTGCATTGCTCCCGCTAACTCCTCCAATTACTCCCCCCATCACTCCTCCACTGGCACTCCCGCCTAAACTCCCTGTGCTCCCAGTACTCAGCATGAACGGCAATTCGTATCTCTTGTCCCCAGCTCCATGGCTTTCGTCCGCCAGCTCGTCGGGACTGGGACTGGGACTCATCGACGCCTTAGTGAACACAGGTATTCGATTCAGCGTCCCTATCGCAGTGTCCTCAATCGGATAAGGCGTCTTCGCACTCGCACTCGCACTCGCACCCGCACCACTCACCGTGCCATCCCGCACCCCGCTATCCGCTACAGGGTACATGTTGATGTGCGTCTCATACCTGTTACCACTCTGCGTATCTCGTGCGTTGAACATTGCATATGTACTCTAACCTGGCGCGatcgaaaaaaaaatccgTGGATTTTGTCCTGCTCTCAGAAACACTCAATATCCCTGCTCGACTTATCCAGAACTATATCCTGACCAAAGTGTTACCACCCTCCACTAGCTCTTTTTATTCCGTTGATATCCGTCCATCCAAAACCTCCATTCCCTGCGCAAACCCAGACCCAAAACCTTCCTGCAAAAATATCCAAGTCACGTGATATAAACCCCAGGAAGACCTTTCGGCCCCGGTCTGGGTTTTCTGCACAAAACCCTGAACCTGGCGAGACGTCGAGTCTGCCTCATTGGgagaagttcaagaagGCTCGATATAATAGAGCCAGTGTCTTGTCGGTTAACCTTGCAGCCTAGGTGAAGTAACGTATTGAAGAGGCCAGGAATGAACAGCGTTGGTTTAGTGTGGCAGTGTGTGAGGAGGTACTCCCGTGTTGCGGTGGAGTCTGGACTGAAGAGGCAGACGTGGAAGCCCATAGACTCTCGGAAGACGTTCCTGTTGGACTCTTACCGGTACATGATGGACAACAACAGCATGGTTCTTTTTGCGCATTACAACAACTTGACGAAGAATGAGGACCACCACTTCAGGGAGCAGATCAAGCAGGCCGGTGGGAAGCTGACGAGGATAAGgaacaatatattcaaagtGTGTTTGAGGACGCTCGACCGCGAGGACCCCGCCGTGTAcatcaagaacaagaaggaGTTGCCTCACCACCCGCTGATCCCACTGTTGAAGGGCCCCACAGCGGTCATCTCCTTCCAAGATACTGACCCTCAGGGAGTCGCTAAAGTGTTCAAGCTACTGAAAAACGCACAAGACAAGTTACTTGTGATGGGTGCAAAGGTCGACAAAGAGGTCTACGACTTCGCTAAGCTGGATCAGTTCAAGACATTGCCAACAAAAGAAGTCTTACAAGGACAATTGGCAGGGCTTTTGCAGATGCTTGGTGGTGCAGGTCTTGTGCAAGTGCTGGAGGCTAACAAGCAGCATCTGTATCTAACCTTGAAATCCCACGAAGATAACATAAAAGAATGAAGCTAGTAGAAAGTTGTTTTATCTGGTAGGTAGAAGGAAGGATTAATGATACTTTGATGCGGTAGCCTGTGGCGTTTTGTAAATAATGAATAAAGAATTCAGATACTGCAAATAAGTGAAGTCAAGCCGTATGGCTTTATCATcagataaaaagaaaatattcttttttattttgtaaataCGTTAATTTAACTATCGATATAGTCTAGTCATAACTCAGAATGCTCAATAGTATGCTGTGCTGATCtgcatatatatatgattaCTTCAAAGTTGTCACTATCGGGGCGTGCTAAAGGCTGGcgaagtgaaaaattttgaaaaaaaagtcaatgcgatgagctcatcgcaaacATTACTCAAGGTGACTTGAATTAGGTTATCATATAGTTGGATTCGTTGTTATTCATCAAAATATAGATAATAAATACCTTATTTTTTAACGACAGCATAGGAAGATAGTTAAGAAAGAATGAAGGCCAAGCCATTAAGTAACGACCCAGGATCAAAGCGTTATGCTTATAGAGTtaacaaagaagagaacagaaaagaattgaaacaTGTTAAGATTGATGAATCGTCATTAGTAGAGGGTCATCAGGTTGATCTTCCTAAGAAAAGATTTTATAGACAAAGAGCTCACTCCAATCCTTTTTCGGATCACCAGCTAGAATATCCAGGTTCACCAGAAGAGATGGACTGGACTAAACTCTACCCTCATTACGTCGATCCAGAGTCCGGTAAAATGACAAAGAAGGTTACTATCGCTGATATCGGATGCGGTTTTGGTGGTTTGTTGGTAGATCTCTCCCCAGAATTCCCAGATGATCTGATACTGGGTATGGAGATTCGTGTTCAGGTCACTAACTATGTCGAAGACAGAATTATAGCGTTGAGAACCAACCATGTCAAGGAACAAGGctaccaaaatattaatgtGCTAAGAGGCAATGCTATGAAATTCTTACCAAACTTTTTCCAAAAGGGACAATTATCGAAGATGTTCTTCTGTTTCCCAGATCCACATTTcaaacaaagaaagcaTAAAGCCCGTATCATTACTAACACTTTATTGAGTGAGTACGCTTATGTGTTAAGAGAAGGTGGTATTGTATACACTATCACTGATGTGAAGGACTTGCACGACTGGATGGTGAAGCACTTGACCGAACATCCATTGTTCGAAAGACTGCCTGAAGAAtgggaagaagaagatagcTGTGTCAGGATTATGAGACATGCAACAGAAGAAGGTAAAAaagttgaaagaaaaaagggTGATAAATTCGTTGCATGCTTCAGAAGGTTACCAACTCCtgaaataatataaagTCGAGTTTACGGAACTATAAATTTGTTATGAGGCGAGAGCTTAAATTATACAATAGAACGCCCGTAAGCTCTCAATTAATAATCATAAAAATGGTGTTTTCATGTATactaataaatattaacaTTACAAGTTATTGGTAAATATCATTCGTTAAACTTTATATTAACAGGTTAGCCTGATATTGAGGAAGGAAAGAACATAAGTCATCGATGGCATGGCGTGCtcaaaaattaaatggtaacatcaattttaaaaaaaatactatgCAGAGTTGTCATATTGTTGACGCAGAGAATTATTAGTGAGTTCTGAATCTGAGGCTCATACtgaatttcttgaaagcAGCTATACAGTGGCTTTTAAGCACTGTATTTGTACTTCATTAAAGATATCTTGGTGTCTTTATTTAGAGCATCTTTCTTATTGGAAGCATATACATGTTCTCTTTCCAGAAGTTTCCTCTTAAGCGATGTAGACCACTTGTAGCCAGATAATGTTCCATTGCTGCAAACAACTCTATGGCATGGGATCACAATCGCTATATTATTAGACCCTATACCGCTCCCAATAGCTCGGCTACCGTTCTTGATCTTTAGTTTATCCGCTATTTCCTTATAAGTTGTTACTTTACCATGTGGAATCTTGACTAGCTCATCCCATATGCGATGTTGCAGAGAAGTACCAAACATATACTCGTAATGCAAGTCCTTGACAATATGGCCTTCCAGCAATTTAGTGAATTTGTTCACAGTATCCTGAAACTTCTCGACATGCTCTTGCTCTGACTCTACTTCGATCTGCTTGAAGTTGTAGTGTATGGCGGACTTCTTGGACAACTGATTGAAGGCAGTTCTTGCACCTTTCAGAAGCTGTTTCTTGTTCAATCCAAGCGAGGCATACACTAACGCATCCGTCTGTCGCCTTACAAACACCAGCGCCGATGTGATATCCGTTACAACAAAACTGTACAGTAGGTCCTCCATCAATGTTCCTGATTATTGAGCTATTAGGCTAGTGTGCGTCTCTGAAGCGCTGTTGATTTATAAGAAATAGGATGATTGTAACTTGATGCCAAGAGCTAGGTAGCAGGAAATGATGTGCTTACAGGTAAGAGTTGTGACTGTATAAATGATTGCTGTTCTGGTACTTTtgcttaaaaaaaatgcttgTAGCTTATTTGCagatcaaaagaaaaagtgATCAAAATGTCCTGAATGTCCCTTATAGGTAAAGTAATGAGGACATCAGAATGTGAAGTTCACCAAGAGTGCCACAATAGCACCCATTGATGGCAGTGTAATAATGCTTCATAGTAGATGCTATATATTTTCGATCTGACGCCGACTTGGGTTTTGACTAGTGGTTGTAGGTTGCCATGTATGTCTATATGTATATGCAGATAAAGATATCGGGGAACAAGTGTGAGTCCTGGCACGCCTAAGAAAACAACTTAGCTGTTCTTCACTTCATATTGTTACAAAAGAGAAAGTctaaaataaattatacTAAATACATGAGTTATGGATTATAATCTTGGTCTGGATACTGTCTCATCGGCATAGCTAAATTAAAGAATGAAACGAAGTATTTGGTGTTTGATGAAAATTAAAGACAAACAATGCAAAGGGTGATTAAAAACCCAAATTGAAATGGCAGAAGAGAGAGGTACCTTATATGTATCTCAAATGTAGATTGCCACTGCAGGGGGAGTAAACTTGTTTTCGCTATAGGTCATAAAAAAAGGATCAAATAATGTAGTATTCAATTATTCCTGATCATTTTTTCAACATGTTATCGAACATTGGAATCAATGATTGTGCAAGTGCGAAGGAGAAGACCAACTTAGGGCCAGTGGTCAACAGTTTTGGGGTCAAACCCTTGAAGAAAGCGGTGAAACCTTCGTTCTTCAAAGTATTCTTGACGATCTTGAAACCACTCTCTGGGTTGTCGAAGTTTCTGTTTTGGATTCTGGTCTTGATGACATCTAATGGTGCTGAGACAATTAGAGATGCGGAGGCACCCACTATGGAACTAATGAAGTTCTGAGACCAGGTGGCCTGGGAGTAGTCCTGCAAGCCCAGGATGTACTCCTTGGCGAAGGCGTTACCACCGAAAAGAGCGAAGGAACCTGGCGCGTTTCTAGCGGCGGTCCAGCCCCACCCTCTGTACAGGTTGAAGATACCCTCATCCTTCAGGATCTTAAGGAACCCTCTTCCTTTGAATGCTTCAGGGTTGGTTTGTCTCTTAATCTTCAGCACGTCCAATGGCAACAGCACGATCTCACCGATACCGATCAGAGACCCGGCTGTGGCAGATCTCAGGGCTTTACCGGTCTTGTCACCGAATGCGCTGTCGAAGTCCTTCTTGAAGTGCTTGTTCAAGAACTCGTTGGCGAACGGCTGACCACCGTACTTGTACACTCTTTGCAAGATCTTGTACACGGCAGCGTAGCCCAAACCTGGGAACAAAGTGAAGACCCTCTTGCCGAACGCCTCAGCGGCGTGGTCACGGAATATGACGGAGTTCAATTGCGCACCGCTGGTGATCTTTGTGTGGTTCGACATCAGTCTCTTCGAGATGGTGTCCACCGGGTGGAACACACCTATCTCCAGTATACCCGCAGATGCACTGCCCAGCAACCTCGCAACACCACTCTGCTTCCTGTCGTTATGAGCCATTTCCTAGTTGTACAAGCGTTATTTCTATAGAATCCGACTTTGTTCTTCCTTGGAGAGGGGGGGGGTAGAGTTCGCTATCTTATAGAGATGTAGCTTGACAAAGGTTCATTGTATTATATACTGTATATTGCTAGGTGACCTGGGGGATCCTTTGACGAGTTGATCTTCAAAGCTTTGGACAAATTCCTCGAGCGTTGTTTCGCTCGCTTCCAGCTTCCGTaatcaccaccactgtTTCCCTGATTCAAACAGCCCCACCATGATAAACCCACCTCGCTTGCACCTACCCTCCCAGAGGGAACCACCTCGCTTGCGACTTCCATTTTCCCATCGTTGGTTCCTGTGTCACTATATACAGTACCATGTGATATTTACAAAGTGATATGAACACCTGACCTCCACCTTGCAAAGTGATATAATCACCTGACCTCAAAAACCCATTTCTTTGGGTGGTTTTACCCGGACAATCTTGCCCCACCATATTTCGATGGTTTTTTGTTATCTCCTTGACCCCTCTCTCTTGCCTAACCCCCCCCCAGGTTTGTATTAAATTAGTGTAACCCCCCCCccttgaaatttttcataatcatatataaatgGTTTAAAGACTTGAAACAATCTGCAATTGCCTCAATTGTTGTGAAAAACTGTAAACTGTAATAACTGTTATAACTGTTATAACTGTAATAACTGCAATATAACAAAGGACAATGACACAGATTGATAAGAAAGAAGTATCAGGAAacattattgttgtttcCAACAGATTGCCAGTGACCATCTCGAAGGATGACACTGGGAAGTACCAGTACAAGATGTCCTCTGGAGGGCTGGTTACTGCTTTACAAGGTCTGAAGAAGACCGCTACGTTCAAGTGGTATGGGTGGCCCGGTCTAGAGATCCCTGACGATGAGAAAGAGCAAGTCAAGCAGGACTTGCTCGAGCAATTCAACGCTGTGCCTGTGTTTTTGAGCGACGAGGTCGCTGACTTGCACTACAACGGGTTCAGTAACTCTATCCTGTGGCCTCTGTTCCACTACCACCCGGGTGAGATCAATTTCGATGAGAACGCCTGGCTGGCTTACAACGAGGCCAACAGGGCCTTCGCCGAGGTCATCTTCGAGACCATGCAGGACGACGACTTGATATGGGTCCACGACTACCACTTGATGCTGCTGCCCCAGATGCTGCAGGAGGAGATCACCAAGCGTAAGCTGAGGAACGTCAAGCTGGGCTGGTTCCTGCACACGCCGTTCCCTTCCTCCGAGATCTACAGAATCCTGCCTGTCAGACAGGAGATCCTGAGAGGTGTGCTGAGCTGCGACCTCCTCGGCTTCCACACTTACGACTACGCGCGCCACTTCCTGTCCTCCGTCCAGAGAGTCCTGAACGTCAACACTCTGCCCAACGGTGTCGAGTACCAAGGCAGGTTCGTCAACGTCGGTGCCTTCCCTATCGGTATCGACGTCTCCACCTTCCAGGACGGCCTCTTGAAACAACAGGTCAAGGACAGAATAAGCCAGTTGAAGGAGACGTTCAAGGGACAGAAAATCATCATCGGTGTCGACAGACTGGACTACATCAAGGGTGTCCCACAGAAACTGCACGCCATGGAGGTCTTCCTAAGCGAACACCCAGAGTGGAGAGGCAAAGTCGTCCTGGTGCAGGTAGCTGTCCCAAGCAGAGGCGACGTCGAGGAGTACCAGTACTTGAGATCAGTCGTCAACGAGCTGGTCGGAAGAATCAACGGCCAATTCGGTACCGCAGAGTTCGTCCCAATCCACTTCATGCACAAGAGTGTTCCTTTCGAAGAATTGATCTCCCTGTACGCAGTCAGCGACGTCTGTTTGGTCTCTTCCACAAGAGACGGTATGAACTTGGTCTCTTACGAATACATTGCCTgccaagaagaaacaaaggGCTCCCTGATCCTGAGTGAATTCGCTGGTGCAGCCCAATCCTTGAACGGTGCCATCATCGTCAACCCATGGAACATCGACGAAATGTCCGACGCCATCAACGAAGCCTTAACCTTGCCAGAAGTCAAGAGAGAAGTCAACTGGGAAAAATTGTTTAAGTACATCTCAAAGTACACTTCCGCCTTCTGGGGTGAGAACTTTGTCCACGAACTGTACAACACTTCTTCAAGCAGCGGTAGCATAAAATCCTCCGAGGAAAAGCACTGATCCAAAACAGATatgaacaaagaaaaaaaaaacttcaCAGACACCATTATTCCATAAGTCCTTTGATCGATATctaatttcaaattcataTTCAGAGTTAACAAGTTCCTCATCTACCAAACGTTGAACTAGGTGTTATTCGTTACCATGTGAGTAAATACATCAAACGCAAGTTAAAAACAATTACCATTTTACGACTTTTATACACAActaatatatttaaaaGATGTTAGAAAATCCCAACGGTGCCTAGCTTGGTCGCCTGGCAGATTGGACGTTCTTATATATCGAGATATACCGTTATATACTTGAAATGATATATGCTAAGAATACAAGCAACTAGAACTATTAAAATAGTATAGCTATCCTATGATCCTATAAGGTACATGTCATTGGACACGTAATGATTAAGAAAAGCCCAATATTCATATGGGGTTTTTTCCCGGGCCGAGCTGTAGTGCCCCGGGAGACCTGAAATCGAAGAGGTCATCTATAACTATAACTACTAAACGATGCACTCTTTTCTGGTCTGTCGCTTGGAATGAGCCTCTAGTTGGCAGGTCTTGCGTCTCATCAGCGGTACCAATTGCCATTTACTATTGCCAGTTGTCATTTACCCACTTCCCCCAGCAGAACGCTTGCTTTCAACAGATCGAGAGCCGGATAACAACAGGAGCCCTTTCTGTGCAGAAAACATAAATTGATAACATCTCGACGGCAATCCCTTGGAGAGTGTTGATTTTAACTCAATTGTTGCAGTAGTAACGCTTAGAATTCATTCTGGTCCTACTTTGCGTACCATTCACATCAGAGGTCCAAAAGCATAAAAAAGGGTTGGCTATTGGAAACGACGTTGCCAGATTGACTTCATTGTACCGTACTATATTCACGAAACACACTATTAGATAACAACAATGGGTCAATTACTATCTCACCCTTTGACTGAAAAGACCATAGAGTATAATGACTACAAGACGAAATCTTCGGCCGCTGGTTCGGTGCCTAGATTTTATAACTGTGTGGGATCCATGCAAGGCTATCGATTGAGTCAGGAAGATGCACATAAAGTACAAAATGAGGACACTATCCTCAGAGTAAGATTTTTCAATCCATTCACTGGTAAACATGaaaagatgatgatttcAATGTTTGCAGTGTTTGATGGCCACGGAGGTGACAGTTGCTCGAAGTTTCTCAGTGGGACTTCTAACCCACACTTGAGAGCTGGTTTAGCTAAGTGGGTTGTATACTCTTTTGAAAACCATAGATATGGGgctaagaaaaatatatcttCCGTTGACAATGGAGGTGCTAATAACTACACCAATACACCAAATAATTCAATAAATGGTAGCAATGCCGATAACTCAACGTCTTACACAAGGCATTTTAGGACTATGGAAGGTCTAATATCACAGATAATTAAAGATGCCTATATAAAACAGGATCAAGAACTTCATCAACATTTTGCCAATAGCGCATGTGGGTCAACCGCGGTGGTGGCATTGATTATAAATGGTACAATGTTATATGTTGCCAATTGCGGCGATTCAAGGTGTATCTTATCTTCAAAGGCGAGGGGTATTAAAACAATGTCTTACGATCACAAACCACAAAATATTGGTGAATTAATTAGAATTAATGATAATGGCGGTACTGTGTCTTTGGGAAGAGTGGGAGGAGTATTGGCTTTAAGTAGAGCCTTTAGTGATTTCCAGTTTAAAAGAGGTGTCGTATACAAAAATACTAACCCGATGAGAATTTCCGCTAATGGAAATCACAACTCCCCAACACCACCTCAAGAAGCTCAGGTTTCAGTTGAACCAGACGTCTTGATGCATAAGTTAGACTTCAATAAAGATGAATTCCTTGTGCTGGCATGTGATGGGATATGggatatatataataatacgAGGTTAATACAGTTCATCAAATATCATTTAATGCAGGGTATGAAGCTAGATGGTATTATGACGAAATTATTAGATCATGGAATTGCACAAGCAAATAGCAGCACAGGTGTCGGATTCGATAATATGACTGCTATTGTAGTTGTGTTAAATAGACCAGATGAGTCACTACATGACTGGATGAATAAAATGAAACTCAGACTAGAACGAGAGAAAGGCataatttaatttcaaCAATGATACAAAATAAGTTAGCATAAACAGAgtaaatttgatttttgcATATTCACCTATCTGACATGATAATCCATCAATTATAAAATGGGAACTTGCAGAAACCAAGAACCCTTGATCTTCATTGCATTTTTGACATGAATAGCTTAATTAACAATTATTTACAGGTGCAAAGGCGGACCTTCTCATGCATATATACATACATAACGTTTCTAAGTTAGTGTCTATTTTGGTCAATGTTAAAAACTAGGTTTATACTTTCATCCAACAtcattttttatctttctttttcttttgggCTAGCTTACCAGTCTTTATCTGCTTAGAACTATCATCAAGTAACGACAAATAATCATCAACACCAAAGGCATCTTCTTCGACATCTTTCTTGACTTCCTTTTTGTCCTcagtttttgtttctttgctAGATTTGACTTCCTTCTCTTCTGCTTTTGTATCGACAGCATCGTCCACTGAAAATATGGAACTGTACTTTTGTTTGAATTTATCTTTACTACCACCAGAATTTACATCTATCACCACCAAATCATCTCTACTTGGGTTCCAGAGTGGGTTATTCCTTTGATCAGAAATTAGACGAAATTCGTCCTTTGGGAACTGGGATCTTCTCGAAATGACAGAGCCATCACTTAACTCAACCTTGACATTGAACTGATGGTATATAGCAGGTCTAGCTTTTCCGGGACGTATCTTTTTCAATGGTCTCCTTGGAAGAGAGATTTTTGTAGCATTTGGATGACCACCTGTTGAGGCTAGCCTCTTCCATATTAAATTTCTCAGCATTGGTCTTAATGTGATAGTAGTAGTGTTTGTAGTGCTTAATTGACTAATTCTTGCTTCTTATCCACATGTGTACTCAGTTAATGTTAGTAGTGAACATGGTCATTTCTATAGCTTTTAAGTCAATTCTACGATTCCAGGTCATCATGATTACCGTAACTTCGAAGAAGAGTTCGTGAATAGTTACTATAGTAGTATCCTTCGGCATAGTTTAAGAGTATTGCATATTGAGTTgttaattttatttatcGAAATTATGAATATCTAGTCATATAATTTTGCAATATTGACAAGGCCACTAAGATCTCTTGAGTATTTGTCGGCAAGTTCTGGATCAAGACGCCGTATCTTTCCAATAATGTCCTGGAAAGTAGCATTATTTACATCGAAATCATCTTCAGGCTCATCTTGTTCATCATCAGAAATATCTTTCATTACGCTAACTTTCATATTATCTGATTCAGCATCTTCCTTCTCTTGTAatgtttcttcatcttcaccaGCTTCAACAccattgttttcttcatcgtcatccTGCGTGATATCATCAGGGTTTTTGTCTCTATCCATATTGGTATCTCCATCCACATCAGTGTTCTCACCGTTATTGTTCATCATAGATTCTTTGAAGAACAGCATGCTCTTGAAATACTTCagtttatatttattgaattcATATCTTCCTTGAACCATACAGCCCAATTCATACTTAACAATCCTCCTGATTTTTGCGAGATCTAGTGCCGTAAACCAGCCAGTGACTTCATTAGGTTTGTCTAAGTATTCTACCTTTTCGTAAACTTCGGCTATATTTGGTTCATCTAGAAGTAAGTCGATCTGAAGCATCAGGTACCACGGTATCCTAGTACCATCAAATCTGAACCTGCTATCAATACCATCTTTTGTATCAGATTCAAATACCAATGGAGGAGGCTTGGGTATATTCTTTCTGACAGTTGCTGATTCTAGTAATTTCCTTTCTATCTTGAAGTATTCCGTTTGATACTTCGCATACTCGCTAGATGATCTGGGATCAACTccaaatttgatatatgtATTCCTCCAGGGACCCATTGTAAATCTGTAAGATAGCAGAGCTAGCGCAATCTTTAATGTATGATAAACATTTTTTGGAATCAGACCATCTAGATGTCTTTTAACCCAAATTGgtcttttttcaaatagcGACCTTAGAATGGCAAGGCATTCTTCTAGAGCTTCAAAGAATTTCGATTCTTTCTTAGTACCTGGATATACACCTGACTGTTTAGCCTGGTTGTAGATCTCTAGTAATTTATCCTGAGGTTCCACTGGTACTTTCAGTTCGGGGCTCATATCATGTACAAACAACTGGtagtttttcaaataggAGCCCTTCACCTCATGGTCACcgttttctttcttgacTGCAAAGGGATTAcctttgtatttgtattgtAAAGGGTAACCTACCATAGAGAACCtaggtggtggtggtaaTTGAAAATCGCAGTTAGGTGACTTAACCGATCTGTCCAATATGATGTTATTAATGTTATCCTGTGGTCTGCTATCATTATCTGGTACGGAATCTATGAACTTCTTGATATTTTGCCAATCCAAGGAACCAAAACTCTTTTGAAACTCTCTCGCGGCCGGTACGTTATCCAGTATGACTTGGAAATCAGACATTTCTCTGAATTTAATGGTATTATTTACCACTGCCACAGGCGTGGCACACACATCTTTACTATCCAGTGATCTCAATGCCTTTGCAACATCGTTTCCATTCTTCTCCAAAGTACCTTCAGGCATGGTAATCTTCAGCACTATAGAGTCATCTCTGAAGGGCACACGCTTGCCAATTATCGGGTGTTCATTGAAAAAAGGTTTGCGTGCACTAGAGGTGGCGTCGTCCCAGGGATCCACCGGAGATAACCCATTATTCAAGAAAAGCTCTAGGCCTTTGTCCGTCACTGATGGCTCTGTAGAGTTATCCAGCGCTTGTTTCACGTCCTCTATCCCTCCGCACATCTCAATTGCCCTGACAATGCTGTGCTTCTTCGTTGAGATCGCCAGCGGGAACTCTACACTAGATATGCGCGGCAGGTCCAGAGTATGGTACCTGGCG
The Nakaseomyces glabratus chromosome J, complete sequence genome window above contains:
- the PTC4 gene encoding type 2C protein phosphatase PTC4 (CAGL0J09834g~Ortholog(s) have protein serine/threonine phosphatase activity, role in protein dephosphorylation and mitochondrion localization), whose product is MGQLLSHPLTEKTIEYNDYKTKSSAAGSVPRFYNCVGSMQGYRLSQEDAHKVQNEDTILRVRFFNPFTGKHEKMMISMFAVFDGHGGDSCSKFLSGTSNPHLRAGLAKWVVYSFENHRYGAKKNISSVDNGGANNYTNTPNNSINGSNADNSTSYTRHFRTMEGLISQIIKDAYIKQDQELHQHFANSACGSTAVVALIINGTMLYVANCGDSRCILSSKARGIKTMSYDHKPQNIGELIRINDNGGTVSLGRVGGVLALSRAFSDFQFKRGVVYKNTNPMRISANGNHNSPTPPQEAQVSVEPDVLMHKLDFNKDEFLVLACDGIWDIYNNTRLIQFIKYHLMQGMKLDGIMTKLLDHGIAQANSSTGVGFDNMTAIVVVLNRPDESLHDWMNKMKLRLEREKGII
- the MRPL36 gene encoding mitochondrial 54S ribosomal protein bL31m (CAGL0J09856g~Ortholog(s) have structural constituent of ribosome activity, role in mitochondrial translation and mitochondrial large ribosomal subunit localization), which codes for MLRNLIWKRLASTGGHPNATKISLPRRPLKKIRPGKARPAIYHQFNVKVELSDGSVISRRSQFPKDEFRLISDQRNNPLWNPSRDDLVVIDVNSGGSKDKFKQKYSSIFSVDDAVDTKAEEKEVKSSKETKTEDKKEVKKDVEEDAFGVDDYLSLLDDSSKQIKTGKLAQKKKKDKK
- the TFC1 gene encoding transcription factor TFIIIC subunit TFC1 (CAGL0J09878g~Ortholog(s) have DNA binding, bending, RNA polymerase III type 1 promoter sequence-specific DNA binding and RNA polymerase III type 2 promoter sequence-specific DNA binding, more), which translates into the protein MESNDTPAMEDVSQAVSSKYARYHTLDLPRISSVEFPLAISTKKHSIVRAIEMCGGIEDVKQALDNSTEPSVTDKGLELFLNNGLSPVDPWDDATSSARKPFFNEHPIIGKRVPFRDDSIVLKITMPEGTLEKNGNDVAKALRSLDSKDVCATPVAVVNNTIKFREMSDFQVILDNVPAAREFQKSFGSLDWQNIKKFIDSVPDNDSRPQDNINNIILDRSVKSPNCDFQLPPPPRFSMVGYPLQYKYKGNPFAVKKENGDHEVKGSYLKNYQLFVHDMSPELKVPVEPQDKLLEIYNQAKQSGVYPGTKKESKFFEALEECLAILRSLFEKRPIWVKRHLDGLIPKNVYHTLKIALALLSYRFTMGPWRNTYIKFGVDPRSSSEYAKYQTEYFKIERKLLESATVRKNIPKPPPLVFESDTKDGIDSRFRFDGTRIPWYLMLQIDLLLDEPNIAEVYEKVEYLDKPNEVTGWFTALDLAKIRRIVKYELGCMVQGRYEFNKYKLKYFKSMLFFKESMMNNNGENTDVDGDTNMDRDKNPDDITQDDDEENNGVEAGEDEETLQEKEDAESDNMKVSVMKDISDDEQDEPEDDFDVNNATFQDIIGKIRRLDPELADKYSRDLSGLVNIAKLYD